One Solanum pennellii chromosome 9, SPENNV200 DNA segment encodes these proteins:
- the LOC107031517 gene encoding GPI transamidase component PIG-T — protein MVRLRSILLFLLLFKCFGSIIAEEEDQIEQFSEALLLRPLPDRKVLAHFHFDSKVPPTRTHGSHHHLFPKSIYQLVHKFRVREMELSFTQGRWNYARWGGYDPISSRNAKPPGVELWATFDVPQHQVDASWRNLTHALSGLFCASINFLESSTAYSSPQWSFKSFATNIRYGTLPREAVCTENLTPWLKLLPCRDKAGLSALMDRPSIYRGFYHSQRLHLISNEFDLAAESSGMVLEQTLTVVLQPVTLGSGMTSSVGSIQQPSWSLSTLFGRKVSGRCVLSNASNVYVQLEPDLVSELKATSETQQQSDVGNLISEAWSDMSFEMSESAVRVIKEANGFLKESSLLYEFALENYSDSRPFDLEFRWKRPVTWSSQLAPLQARRFLMGSGNERGAIAISLKSVGISEYAKSSVNEEGRCLLRVDVFQVVPWYIKVYYHTLKVFLDERLHSLADVVERTNVSPSEDKVSPGLMEIALRLPCDVHSVILTLEFDKGFLHIDEYPPDANQGFDIPSALIRFPGIKTKMDLFEDKSACKSPILSKLQEESPVLWYTEVLLVPLTTPDFSMPYNVITITCTVFALYFGSLLNALRRRVDEEERLLKNKAAKPSGPIGVLLSKLSAKLRGKPLEPPPPSSSSKVSYKLILRVILVAGIAAAWQYFYG, from the exons ATGGTTCGGTTAAGATCAATTTTGCTTTTTCTTCTGCTCTTTAAGTGTTTCGGGTCAATTATTGCCGAAGAGGAAGATCAAATTGAACAGTTCTCAGAAGCACTCTTGTTGAGGCCATTGCCAGATCGTAAAGTGCTTGCTCATTTTCATTTCGATAGTAAAGTCCCACCAACTCGAACACATGGCAGCCACCACCATCTTTTCCCCAAATCCATTTATCAGCTG GTCCATAAATTTAGAGTTCGAGAAATGGAGCTGTCGTTCACACAAGGTCGCTGGAATTATGCACGCTGGGGTGGATATGATCCCATTTCAAGTAGAAATGCGAAGCCTCCTGGAGTTGAACTCTGGGCTACTTTTGATGTTCCACAACATCAGGTCGACGCTTCGTGGAGAAATTTAACACATGCTCTTTCAGGGCTCTTTTGTGCTTCTATTAACTTCCTAGAGTCATCAACTGCTTATTCTTCTCCTCAATGGAGCTTCAAGTCATTTGCTACAAATATCAGATATGGCACCTTGCCCCGTGAGGCTGTTTGCACAGAGAACCTCACTCCCTGGCTAAAGTTGCTTCCTTGCCGAGACAAAGCTGGACTTTCTGCATTGATGGACAGACCTTCTATCTACAGAGGATTTTATCACTCTCAGAGGTTGCATTTAATCTCAAATGAATTTGATCTAGCTGCAGAAAGTTCTGGAATGGTGCTTGAACAGACACTTACTGTTGTTCTCCAACCGGTTACTTTAGGaagtggcatgacatcatctgTTGGCTCAATACAGCAGCCAAGTTGGTCACTGAGCACATTGTTTGGACGGAAAGTTAGTGGAAGGTGTGTTCTTTCAAATGCTAGTAATGTGTATGTCCAATTAGAGCCGGATTTGGTGTCTGAATTGAAGGCTACTTCAGAGACGCAACAGCAATCTGATGTTGGGAATTTGATATCTGAAGCTTGGAGTGACATGAGCTTTGAAATGTCTGAGTCCGCAGTCAGGGTAATTAAAGAAGCTAATGGCTTTCTGAAGGAGTCATCCCTTCTATATGAATTTGCTCTAGAAAATTATAGTGATTCAAGGCCATTCGACTTGGAGTTCAGGTGGAAGCGTCCCGTGACATGGTCATCTCAACTGGCACCCTTGCAGGCTCGCAGGTTCCTTATGGGAAGTGGGAATGAAAGGGGTGCCATAGCCATCTCCTTGAAGTCTGTAGGTATAAGTGAGTATGCAAAATCTTCTGTCAACGAGGAAGGAAGATGCTTGTTACGTGTTGATGTATTCCAAGTTGTGCCTTGGTATATCAAGGTTTATTACCATACACTTAAAGTGTTTCTAGATGAACGTCTTCACAGTTTAGCAGATGTTGTAGAAAGGACAAACGTTTCGCCTTCTGAAGACAAGGTTTCCCCTGGGCTAATGGAAATAGCATTGCGGTTGCCATGTGATGTGCACTCGGTGATATTGACATTGGAGTTTGATAAG GGTTTTCTGCACATCGATGAGTATCCTCCAGATGCTAACCAGGGATTTGACATTCCATCAGCTTTAATCAGGTTTCCTGGGATCAAAACAAAGATGGATTTATTTGAGGATAAATCTGCTTGCAAGTCACCTATCTTATCCAAGCTACAG GAAGAAAGCCCTGTTCTATGGTACACAGAAGTACTGCTTGTACCCTTGACCACTCCTGATTTTAGCATGCCATACAATGTCATCACGATTACATGCACTGTATTTGCTCTATATTTTGGATCACTGCTTAATGCGTTACGTAGGCGTGTTGATGAGGAGGAAAGGCTTCTGAAAAATAAAG CTGCCAAGCCCAGTGGTCCGATAGGCGTGCTACTGTCCAAGTTATCAGCTAAATTGAGAGGAAAACCGTTGGAACCACCGCCCCCATCCTCTTCATCAAAAGTCAGTTATAAGCTGATTCTCAGAGTGATACTGGTGGCTGGTATTGCTGCTGCCTGGCAGTACTTCTATGGATGA